The following are encoded in a window of Candidatus Microthrix parvicella Bio17-1 genomic DNA:
- a CDS encoding HTTM domain-containing protein: protein MSNPAAHRSWLSRLVEVPAGRLNSVLLRPQRLDSWILLRSGVGTLVVFWAMILLPDLNDLYGPTSIVPSQGPRPAQLSIFRWWSGDVAVGVVLGLAVLGGLALIVGVAVRLAAPVAFVTVTSLMASSPLMLNGGDDVLRLLLLFLALYALIAPATGLNTPLSGLGVAQPPWGPPWGLAVIRLQIVAMYVVTVMDKMEGSTWLGGTATVRALYLQSMRRFWIPDFIITSSLAHNLMTWGTLVIEVSLPILLVNRKTRRWGIVLGLGFHALLGYAMRLGLFPATVGVAYLAFLSAEDASAVIAWVRRQLGRVKRTQPADQVILTGTDTHHAG from the coding sequence ATGAGCAACCCCGCAGCCCACCGATCTTGGCTCTCGCGTCTGGTCGAGGTGCCGGCGGGAAGGCTCAATTCCGTTCTGTTGCGACCGCAACGGTTGGACAGTTGGATCCTGCTTCGCAGCGGCGTCGGCACCTTGGTGGTGTTCTGGGCCATGATCCTGTTGCCGGACCTGAACGATCTTTACGGCCCGACGTCGATCGTGCCGTCGCAGGGGCCCCGCCCCGCCCAACTCTCCATCTTCAGGTGGTGGAGCGGCGATGTGGCGGTGGGTGTGGTGCTCGGCCTGGCCGTGCTGGGCGGACTGGCATTGATCGTCGGGGTGGCGGTGCGCCTGGCAGCACCGGTCGCCTTCGTGACGGTCACCAGCCTCATGGCATCGTCGCCACTCATGCTCAACGGGGGCGACGATGTTCTGCGGCTCCTCCTTTTGTTCCTCGCGCTGTACGCGCTCATCGCTCCGGCAACCGGGCTGAACACTCCGCTCAGCGGCCTTGGGGTGGCACAACCACCCTGGGGCCCGCCTTGGGGTTTGGCGGTGATCCGCCTCCAGATCGTTGCCATGTACGTGGTCACGGTGATGGACAAGATGGAAGGCAGCACGTGGTTGGGGGGCACCGCCACCGTTCGGGCCCTCTACCTCCAATCGATGCGCCGTTTCTGGATTCCCGACTTCATCATCACTTCCTCCCTCGCCCACAACCTGATGACCTGGGGCACCTTGGTCATCGAGGTTTCCCTGCCGATCCTGCTCGTGAATCGAAAGACCCGACGGTGGGGCATCGTGTTGGGTCTCGGATTCCACGCCTTGCTGGGGTATGCGATGCGGCTGGGATTGTTTCCCGCCACGGTTGGCGTTGCATACCTGGCATTCCTCTCTGCTGAGGATGCAAGCGCTGTCATCGCCTGGGTAAGGCGCCAGCTCGGTCGCGTCAAGCGAACGCAGCCTGCCGATCAGGTGATCCTCACCGGAACCGACACACACCACGCTGGGTGA
- a CDS encoding acyl-CoA dehydrogenase family protein — translation MERTLFDDDHELFRRSVADWITADVVPHYLQWETAGLAPRSLFADAGSHGFLGMAVPQSLGGGGSDDFRFNVVLAEELAAAGIGGAGLGLTLHNDITTPYFLTYCDEDQRNRWLPGIASGELITAVAMTEPGIGSDLASMTTTAIRDGDHYVLSGSKTFITNGINADLVIVAAKTDPTQRHRGISLMVVEAGMAGFDRGRNLDKIGLHSQDTAELFFNDVEVPVANLLGDEGGGFGYLVSNLAQERLSIAVTGVATARAALGWTLEYAKERQAFGQGIGSFQNSRFVLAECHTEVEVAQAFVDQAIVALNAGSLTVEEAAMAKWWCTELQGRVVDRGVQLHGGYGYMTEYPIARAYADARVTTIYGGTTEIMKEIIGRSLGL, via the coding sequence ATGGAACGCACCCTGTTCGACGACGACCACGAGTTGTTTCGCCGCAGCGTCGCCGACTGGATCACGGCCGACGTCGTGCCGCACTATCTGCAGTGGGAGACGGCCGGTTTGGCACCGCGCAGCCTGTTCGCCGATGCCGGTTCGCACGGATTTTTGGGCATGGCCGTACCCCAAAGCCTTGGCGGCGGGGGCAGCGACGACTTTCGCTTCAACGTGGTGCTGGCCGAAGAGTTGGCCGCAGCCGGCATCGGTGGGGCGGGCCTGGGTCTCACGCTGCACAACGACATCACCACGCCCTACTTCCTGACCTACTGCGACGAAGACCAACGCAACCGCTGGCTGCCGGGTATCGCCTCAGGCGAGCTGATCACCGCCGTTGCAATGACCGAGCCGGGCATCGGATCCGACTTGGCCTCGATGACCACCACCGCCATCCGCGACGGCGACCACTACGTGCTGTCGGGGTCGAAGACCTTCATCACCAACGGCATCAACGCCGATTTGGTGATCGTGGCGGCGAAGACCGATCCGACCCAGCGCCACCGCGGCATCTCACTGATGGTGGTCGAGGCGGGCATGGCCGGCTTCGACCGGGGCCGCAACCTGGACAAGATCGGCCTCCACTCCCAGGACACCGCCGAGCTCTTCTTCAACGACGTCGAGGTGCCGGTCGCCAACCTCCTGGGCGACGAGGGTGGCGGGTTCGGCTACCTGGTTTCCAACCTGGCCCAGGAGCGGCTGAGTATCGCCGTCACCGGCGTTGCGACGGCCCGAGCGGCGTTGGGTTGGACGCTGGAGTACGCCAAGGAACGTCAGGCATTTGGTCAGGGCATCGGCTCGTTTCAAAACAGCCGGTTTGTTCTGGCCGAGTGCCACACCGAGGTGGAGGTCGCCCAGGCGTTCGTCGACCAGGCCATCGTCGCCCTCAACGCGGGCAGCCTCACCGTCGAGGAGGCCGCCATGGCCAAATGGTGGTGCACCGAGTTGCAGGGTCGCGTGGTCGACCGGGGTGTCCAGTTGCACGGGGGCTACGGCTACATGACCGAGTATCCGATTGCACGCGCCTACGCAGACGCCAGGGTGACCACGATCTACGGCGGCACCACCGAGATCATGAAGGAAATCATCGGTCGCTCGCTCGGTCTTTAG